One stretch of Thermococcus sp. 21S9 DNA includes these proteins:
- the thiD gene encoding bifunctional hydroxymethylpyrimidine kinase/phosphomethylpyrimidine kinase: MAVLIVAGLDTGGGAGLKADIETVSALGEHPLPVLTAVTYQNPSEVRGHHTLPPEVVREQIRAVKDGFEIKAVKIGMLGSGEVARVVMEETEGFTRVFDPVMASSTGKKLIGNAESLKTLIPGSIVTPNVPEAEALTGVKIRSVEDMGKAAKALVEDLGAEGAVVTGGHLDLTDVLYWRGRLYEFPGENVMGFTHGTGCAFSSALATFLAKGLELPKAVEMAKRFVENSIRFSKAEAKAVNPLWELERDFHRWKAEKELEGAVKELVAFGERLNPHVPEVGTNFALATPFGEVFAVKGRIVRYGKTVKPVGPVELNASDHLRRALLKMREFYPELKAVLNLRYSRELIEKAKELGLVVSFYDRREEPEEVKRAERGTMEWGIETAVKRAGERPDVVYHLGDWGKEPMVLVFGRDAGEVVERVRKLLG; encoded by the coding sequence ATGGCCGTCCTGATTGTAGCGGGCCTTGACACTGGTGGCGGGGCCGGTTTAAAGGCTGACATCGAGACTGTCTCTGCTCTGGGCGAGCACCCGCTCCCGGTTCTGACCGCTGTTACCTACCAGAACCCCTCGGAGGTTAGGGGCCACCACACCCTTCCGCCCGAGGTTGTAAGGGAGCAGATACGGGCCGTTAAGGACGGCTTTGAGATTAAAGCGGTCAAAATCGGGATGCTCGGGAGTGGTGAGGTTGCCCGGGTCGTGATGGAAGAGACGGAAGGCTTTACCCGGGTTTTCGACCCGGTAATGGCCTCAAGCACCGGAAAAAAGCTCATTGGCAACGCTGAATCTCTCAAGACCCTCATTCCAGGCTCGATAGTCACTCCCAACGTCCCGGAGGCCGAAGCGCTTACTGGAGTTAAAATTCGCTCGGTTGAGGATATGGGAAAAGCCGCGAAGGCCCTCGTGGAGGACCTCGGCGCCGAGGGTGCGGTCGTAACTGGGGGACACCTTGACCTCACCGACGTCCTCTACTGGCGCGGGAGACTCTACGAGTTCCCGGGAGAAAATGTTATGGGCTTCACCCACGGGACAGGCTGTGCATTCTCCTCGGCTCTGGCGACGTTCCTCGCCAAGGGGCTTGAGCTTCCGAAAGCCGTCGAGATGGCGAAGCGCTTCGTTGAGAACTCCATCAGGTTTTCAAAGGCGGAAGCTAAGGCCGTAAACCCTCTCTGGGAGCTGGAGAGAGACTTCCACCGCTGGAAAGCTGAGAAAGAGCTTGAAGGGGCCGTTAAAGAGCTGGTGGCCTTTGGAGAAAGGCTCAACCCGCACGTTCCGGAGGTGGGAACGAACTTCGCCCTCGCGACGCCCTTTGGAGAAGTCTTCGCCGTCAAGGGCAGAATCGTCCGCTACGGGAAGACCGTAAAGCCCGTCGGCCCCGTTGAGCTCAACGCCAGCGACCACCTGAGAAGGGCCCTCCTCAAGATGCGCGAGTTCTATCCGGAGCTTAAAGCGGTTCTGAACCTGAGGTACTCAAGGGAGCTGATAGAGAAGGCGAAGGAACTCGGCCTCGTCGTTTCGTTCTACGACCGCAGGGAAGAGCCTGAAGAGGTGAAGAGGGCAGAGAGGGGGACTATGGAGTGGGGCATCGAGACGGCAGTAAAGAGGGCCGGAGAAAGGCCCGACGTGGTTTACCATCTCGGCGACTGGGGAAAGGAGCCGATGGTTCTGGTCTTCGGGAGGGACGCGGGGGAGGTCGTGGAGAGGGTGCGGAAGCTCTTGGGCTAA
- a CDS encoding ATP-binding cassette domain-containing protein produces the protein MLIRGKVTGSEIPRFKHRWFGILEIEADGEKYRLYMTGNVAQWFLNGDEVEVEVLHKPKEKDGVKVLDFDDYRLWKFYEGDRIPVWPLFEKTVEAKRYSPLTGELLYTYKIRAREAKYESDFEAIAELEQYHYASQKEKVALWRCENGHIFEANTKQKCPICGAESHILEIKGSTPASRFLIFELVEREEYEPRILSYVRVDPPIPLMHRRLPNGEIEKNIREKVFPEEWFHPAFWPERIMKELYEELKKKYGKRRIARSYLWEQAKWRALAETNTAGARIARVVVHPDYRSDGLGQLSVKSALEWIVERRIPEMRKRKHIVETIAQMARYNPFFEKVGFKFLWETASGRPVLFYPLTEEAKEYIERFLKEDPYAPKDGRLWKPSYGKVEPLAGPIVFKNVSKVFESELDIKGLPEEIQELLKAFGVRHRVIQRPVLRNLSFEIRPGELIAVVGASGAGKTTLLRLILGSVNGWWEERFRPTEGEIEVPDNAKVSVMIPGEFEPTFGTESILEHVYRKIGDLNAAVEILNRAGLSDAVLYRAKYGELSTGQKERARIASLLAEKPNLLLIDEFSAHLDTLTAMRVAKKVAEIIREAGITALIITHRPEVLKALDPDRVLFVGYGTARLKSAKDVEKR, from the coding sequence ATGCTCATAAGGGGAAAGGTTACGGGTAGCGAAATCCCGCGCTTCAAGCACCGCTGGTTTGGAATCCTCGAGATTGAAGCTGATGGCGAAAAGTACCGCCTCTACATGACGGGCAACGTCGCCCAATGGTTTCTGAACGGCGATGAGGTTGAGGTTGAAGTCCTCCATAAGCCAAAGGAAAAGGACGGCGTCAAGGTTCTCGACTTCGACGATTATAGGCTGTGGAAGTTCTACGAGGGCGATAGAATTCCCGTATGGCCACTCTTCGAGAAAACCGTTGAGGCCAAGCGCTACTCGCCTTTGACCGGCGAGCTCCTCTACACCTACAAAATCAGGGCGAGGGAGGCGAAATACGAGTCCGATTTCGAGGCGATTGCCGAGCTGGAGCAGTACCACTACGCGAGCCAGAAGGAGAAGGTGGCCTTATGGCGCTGTGAGAACGGCCACATCTTCGAGGCGAACACCAAGCAGAAGTGCCCAATCTGCGGGGCTGAGAGCCACATACTCGAGATAAAGGGCTCGACCCCGGCGTCGCGCTTCCTCATCTTCGAGCTCGTCGAGAGGGAAGAATACGAGCCGAGGATTCTCAGCTACGTCCGCGTTGACCCGCCGATACCGCTCATGCACCGTCGCTTGCCGAACGGCGAAATTGAGAAGAACATCCGCGAGAAGGTCTTTCCCGAGGAGTGGTTCCACCCGGCGTTCTGGCCGGAGCGCATAATGAAGGAGCTCTACGAAGAGCTGAAGAAGAAATATGGAAAGAGGAGAATCGCCCGCTCCTACCTCTGGGAGCAGGCCAAGTGGAGGGCTTTGGCAGAGACGAACACCGCCGGCGCGAGGATTGCGCGCGTAGTTGTTCACCCGGACTACCGCTCCGACGGGCTGGGGCAGTTGAGCGTCAAGTCGGCCCTCGAGTGGATAGTCGAGCGCAGGATTCCCGAGATGCGGAAGAGGAAGCACATCGTCGAGACCATAGCGCAGATGGCCCGCTACAACCCGTTCTTCGAGAAGGTCGGCTTCAAGTTCCTCTGGGAGACCGCGAGCGGAAGGCCGGTCCTCTTCTACCCGCTGACCGAGGAGGCTAAAGAATACATTGAGCGCTTTTTGAAGGAAGACCCCTACGCTCCAAAGGACGGAAGGCTCTGGAAGCCGAGCTACGGAAAGGTTGAGCCTTTAGCGGGGCCGATAGTCTTCAAGAACGTCAGCAAGGTCTTTGAGAGCGAGCTCGACATAAAGGGCCTACCCGAGGAGATTCAGGAACTGCTGAAGGCCTTTGGAGTTAGACACCGCGTCATCCAGAGGCCCGTTTTAAGGAACTTGAGCTTCGAAATCCGGCCAGGTGAGCTCATAGCCGTCGTCGGCGCGAGCGGAGCGGGGAAAACGACACTGCTGAGGCTCATCCTCGGCTCGGTCAACGGCTGGTGGGAGGAGCGTTTTAGACCGACGGAGGGTGAGATTGAGGTTCCGGACAACGCCAAGGTCTCGGTGATGATTCCCGGCGAGTTCGAGCCGACCTTTGGAACCGAGAGCATCTTGGAGCACGTTTACAGGAAGATAGGCGACCTCAACGCCGCCGTGGAGATACTCAACAGGGCCGGTTTGAGCGACGCCGTCCTTTACAGGGCGAAGTACGGCGAGCTGAGCACGGGTCAGAAGGAGAGGGCGAGGATAGCTTCGCTCTTGGCAGAGAAACCCAACCTGCTCCTCATTGACGAGTTTTCGGCCCACCTCGACACGCTGACGGCGATGCGCGTTGCAAAGAAAGTCGCTGAGATAATACGCGAGGCTGGCATAACTGCCCTGATAATCACCCACAGGCCTGAGGTTTTAAAGGCCCTCGACCCGGACAGGGTGCTCTTCGTCGGCTACGGGACGGCTAGGCTAAAGAGCGCAAAGGACGTCGAAAAACGCTGA
- the mrtA gene encoding CPBP family archaeomyxosortase MrtA, whose product MDRASLLYVLLFPLSFVPWLIPASFWEHVAVVLVAYLLVPLAISMALGFRPEELGLKPPNRKGVKLFLLFFALSIPLSLYGATIPSMRNYYPVFPYSGPGSFLLGELGMGLIMLAHEAFYRGFLLFPLARKNEWLAIVLQDIPYTLVHVGKPRIEVPYALVAGIIFAKMDLEGESFLPSFLLHWLGSAFFDVLCAL is encoded by the coding sequence ATGGACAGAGCTTCGCTTCTCTACGTCCTTCTCTTTCCCCTGAGCTTCGTTCCCTGGCTAATCCCGGCCTCTTTCTGGGAGCACGTTGCCGTTGTCCTCGTTGCCTACCTGCTCGTTCCCCTGGCAATCTCGATGGCCCTCGGCTTCAGACCAGAGGAGCTGGGACTCAAACCTCCAAACCGTAAGGGCGTCAAGCTGTTCCTCCTGTTCTTCGCCCTCTCGATTCCACTGAGTCTCTACGGGGCTACAATTCCCTCGATGCGAAACTACTACCCGGTTTTTCCCTACTCGGGCCCGGGAAGCTTCCTCCTCGGGGAGCTCGGCATGGGTCTGATAATGCTCGCCCACGAGGCCTTTTACAGGGGCTTCCTCCTCTTCCCGCTCGCCAGAAAGAACGAGTGGCTGGCGATAGTCCTCCAGGACATCCCCTACACGCTCGTCCACGTAGGGAAGCCCAGAATAGAGGTGCCCTACGCGTTGGTGGCAGGAATAATCTTCGCAAAAATGGATTTGGAAGGGGAGAGCTTCCTCCCGAGCTTCCTCCTCCACTGGCTCGGCTCAGCGTTTTTCGACGTCCTTTGCGCTCTTTAG
- a CDS encoding peptidylprolyl isomerase — MVKVEKGDVIKLRYTGRIKETGEIFDTTDEEIAKQAGIYKENGVYGPVPIAVGAGHVLQGLDEALEGLEVGKKYEIEIPPEKGFGKRDRKLIKTFTLGQFRRQGIIPFPGMPVEIETEGGRKLKGRVLTVSGGRVRVDFNHPYAGKHLVYEVEIVEKVEDPIEKVKGMIELRLPRVDANKVIIEVGEKDVVVDFTPVLDEVDRGTLALGEILLESDLKFLGYEEITFKPNVEELLKPPEEAEAETETTEEKVEGQEKTEEAEPAETTEATEETTETTQEEKPVEEKEEGEEPKEEAEKVEEKKEKPKKKTRKSTKGRKTRRTTTKKTTSKKKTKAAEEKEEKSE; from the coding sequence ATGGTCAAGGTTGAGAAGGGAGACGTCATAAAGCTCCGCTATACAGGAAGGATTAAGGAAACCGGCGAGATTTTTGACACTACCGATGAGGAGATAGCCAAGCAGGCCGGCATTTACAAGGAGAACGGCGTTTACGGTCCGGTCCCGATAGCGGTCGGCGCCGGCCACGTCCTTCAGGGTCTCGACGAGGCTCTTGAGGGCCTCGAGGTTGGCAAGAAGTACGAGATAGAGATTCCGCCCGAGAAGGGCTTTGGAAAGCGCGACAGGAAGCTCATCAAGACCTTCACCCTCGGCCAGTTCAGGAGGCAGGGCATAATCCCGTTCCCGGGAATGCCGGTCGAGATTGAGACCGAGGGCGGAAGGAAGCTCAAAGGAAGGGTTCTCACCGTCAGTGGAGGTCGCGTCAGGGTCGACTTCAACCACCCCTACGCGGGCAAGCACCTGGTTTACGAGGTCGAGATAGTTGAGAAGGTTGAGGACCCGATAGAGAAAGTCAAGGGCATGATTGAGCTCCGCCTCCCGAGGGTCGACGCCAACAAGGTCATCATCGAGGTCGGCGAGAAGGACGTCGTCGTTGACTTCACCCCGGTTCTCGACGAAGTTGACAGGGGAACCCTCGCCCTCGGCGAGATACTCCTTGAGAGCGACCTCAAGTTCCTTGGCTACGAGGAGATAACCTTCAAGCCGAACGTTGAGGAGCTCCTCAAGCCTCCGGAGGAGGCCGAAGCCGAGACAGAGACCACCGAGGAAAAGGTTGAAGGGCAGGAGAAGACCGAAGAGGCCGAGCCCGCTGAAACTACCGAAGCCACCGAGGAGACCACCGAGACCACTCAGGAGGAAAAGCCCGTCGAGGAGAAGGAAGAGGGCGAGGAGCCGAAGGAAGAAGCCGAGAAGGTCGAGGAGAAAAAGGAGAAACCCAAGAAGAAAACCAGGAAGAGCACCAAGGGCAGGAAGACCAGGAGAACCACCACCAAGAAGACCACCAGCAAGAAGAAGACCAAGGCCGCCGAGGAGAAGGAAGAGAAGTCTGAGTGA
- the cysS gene encoding cysteine--tRNA ligase encodes MAIRIYNTLTRQKEEFKPLREGEVRMYVCGPTVYDYPHLGHARTYIAFDVVRRYLEHKGYTVLMVMNFTDIDDKIIKRANETGEDPKELAERFLMIFLEDMKALKVKPADVYPRVTEHMDEIINFVKKLEEKGYAYEGSDGVYFEVRKFKDYGKLSKIKLEDLVKGARVEPGEGKRNPEDFALWKKAKPGEPKWESPWGEGRPGWHIECSTMSSKYLGESFDIHGGGNDLIFPHHENEIAQSEACFGHEWVHYWMHTGFLMVNGEKMSKSLGNFVTVRELLKRYDPEVIRLFVLQRHYRSPLDYSEEGIEHAKNNLERLYNTLENIRVAMEKAEISFRWDEPEFKAYEAIRDARRKFYEAMDDDFNTAEALKAVFEVSNAINRYLTEVEKPKESILRKAWEFFKDVGEVFGLFEDYFKEQKTGNEEELINLLVEVRSQLRKERKFDLADRIRDELRKLGIQLEDTPQGTVWKRIKV; translated from the coding sequence ATGGCGATTAGGATATACAACACCCTCACGAGGCAGAAGGAGGAGTTCAAACCGCTCCGCGAAGGCGAGGTTAGAATGTACGTCTGCGGTCCAACGGTTTACGATTACCCTCACCTCGGCCACGCGAGGACTTACATTGCCTTCGACGTCGTCAGGCGCTACCTTGAGCACAAGGGCTACACGGTTCTCATGGTCATGAACTTCACCGACATAGACGACAAAATCATCAAGAGGGCCAACGAGACCGGCGAGGACCCGAAGGAACTGGCCGAGCGCTTTTTGATGATTTTCCTCGAGGACATGAAAGCTTTAAAGGTCAAGCCGGCCGACGTTTATCCCCGCGTCACCGAGCACATGGACGAGATAATCAACTTCGTGAAGAAGCTGGAAGAGAAGGGCTACGCCTACGAAGGTAGCGACGGCGTTTACTTCGAGGTCAGGAAGTTCAAAGATTACGGAAAGCTGAGCAAGATAAAGCTCGAAGACCTCGTGAAGGGCGCGCGCGTCGAGCCCGGCGAGGGGAAGAGGAACCCCGAGGATTTTGCCCTCTGGAAGAAGGCGAAACCCGGCGAGCCCAAGTGGGAAAGCCCCTGGGGCGAGGGAAGGCCCGGCTGGCACATAGAGTGCTCCACGATGAGCAGTAAATACCTCGGCGAGAGCTTCGACATCCACGGCGGAGGAAACGACCTCATCTTCCCGCACCACGAGAACGAGATAGCCCAGAGCGAGGCCTGCTTCGGCCACGAGTGGGTTCACTACTGGATGCACACCGGTTTCCTGATGGTGAACGGCGAGAAGATGAGCAAGAGCCTGGGCAACTTCGTAACCGTTAGAGAGCTTCTCAAGCGCTACGACCCGGAGGTTATAAGGCTCTTTGTCCTCCAGAGGCACTACCGCTCGCCCCTCGACTACAGCGAAGAGGGCATAGAGCACGCCAAGAACAACCTTGAGAGGCTCTACAACACTCTCGAAAACATCCGCGTGGCGATGGAGAAGGCGGAGATTTCCTTCCGCTGGGACGAGCCTGAATTTAAGGCCTACGAGGCCATAAGGGACGCAAGGAGGAAGTTCTACGAGGCGATGGACGACGACTTCAACACGGCCGAGGCCTTGAAGGCGGTCTTTGAGGTCAGCAACGCTATCAATAGATACCTCACCGAGGTGGAAAAGCCGAAGGAGAGCATCCTCAGGAAGGCCTGGGAGTTCTTCAAGGACGTCGGCGAGGTCTTCGGCCTGTTCGAGGACTACTTTAAGGAGCAGAAGACCGGAAACGAGGAGGAACTCATAAACCTGCTCGTTGAGGTAAGGAGTCAGCTCAGGAAGGAGAGGAAGTTCGATTTGGCCGACAGAATCAGGGACGAGCTGAGAAAGCTCGGCATCCAGCTGGAGGACACACCGCAGGGGACGGTCTGGAAGAGGATTAAGGTTTGA
- the metG gene encoding methionine--tRNA ligase, producing the protein MVRYMVTSALPYANGPIHAGHLAGAYLPADIFVRYLRLKGKEVLFICGTDEHGTPITFRALKEGRSPREIVDEFHEHIKTTFERAKISFDYFGRTELPVHYRISQEFFLKALENGHLVKKVTKQAYCEHDKMFLPDRYVIGTCPYCGAENQRGDQCEVCGRPLTPEILINPRCNICGNPITFKDSAHYYIKMQDFEERLKKWVESQHWKPNVKNTVLGWINEGLEERAITRDLDWGIPVPLDDEDVKGKVLYVWFEAPIGYISITIEALKRADKEKEWKKFWLNLDGETKVIHFIGKDNIPFHAIFWPAFLMAYGKYKDKEVEAEWNLPYDIPANEYLNLEGKKFSTSRNWAIWVHEFLDAFPADYLRYYLTAIMPETRDSDFSFADFKVKINEELVNNLGNFVHRALTFVNRYFDGIVPERGELNELDKVAFEEIQKAFEEVGELIMNYRFKDALRRVMELAIFGNRYFDHQRPWKTAKTDRERTATTVNVSLQIVKALGILLEPFLPDASEKIWHLLNLEELKRWEFTEIPSGHRVRKATPMFRKVTDEDIIYFILNYIARGNPESAKVLLDKYYKRDDVVKVALERFKNKEEARAILKSVYGEELEVKSEKPGKASKKEKVKKKEGGKMDYVSFDDFAKLDLRVGKIIEVKDHPNADRLYVVKVDLGDEVRQLVAGLKKYYKPEELLNKTVVIIANLEPKKLRGVESQGMLLAADDGENVALLMPDKEVKLGARIR; encoded by the coding sequence ATGGTGCGCTACATGGTAACCTCGGCACTCCCTTACGCGAACGGGCCGATTCACGCGGGCCACCTGGCGGGAGCGTATCTGCCGGCCGATATATTCGTCCGCTACCTCAGACTGAAGGGTAAGGAAGTGCTCTTCATATGCGGTACAGATGAGCACGGAACGCCGATAACCTTCCGCGCGCTCAAGGAAGGCAGAAGCCCGAGGGAAATCGTCGACGAGTTCCACGAGCACATAAAGACAACCTTCGAGAGGGCTAAAATCAGCTTCGACTACTTCGGCAGAACCGAGCTACCGGTGCACTACAGGATAAGCCAGGAGTTCTTCCTGAAAGCCCTTGAAAACGGCCACCTCGTCAAGAAGGTCACCAAGCAGGCCTACTGCGAGCACGACAAGATGTTCCTGCCAGACAGGTACGTCATCGGAACCTGCCCCTACTGTGGCGCCGAAAACCAGCGCGGAGACCAGTGTGAGGTCTGCGGGAGGCCTTTAACGCCGGAAATCCTCATCAACCCGCGCTGTAACATCTGCGGAAACCCGATAACCTTCAAGGACTCGGCCCACTACTACATCAAAATGCAGGACTTCGAGGAGAGGCTCAAGAAGTGGGTTGAGAGCCAGCACTGGAAGCCCAACGTCAAGAACACCGTTTTGGGGTGGATTAACGAGGGCCTTGAGGAGAGGGCCATAACGCGCGACCTCGACTGGGGAATCCCGGTCCCGCTCGACGACGAGGACGTTAAAGGGAAAGTCCTCTACGTCTGGTTTGAAGCTCCCATCGGTTACATCTCCATCACCATCGAGGCTCTCAAGCGCGCCGACAAGGAGAAGGAGTGGAAGAAGTTCTGGCTCAACCTCGACGGCGAGACCAAAGTTATACACTTCATCGGCAAGGACAACATACCCTTCCACGCGATATTCTGGCCGGCGTTCCTGATGGCCTACGGCAAATACAAAGACAAGGAAGTCGAGGCCGAGTGGAACCTCCCATACGACATCCCGGCCAACGAGTACCTCAATCTGGAAGGTAAGAAGTTCTCCACCAGCAGGAACTGGGCCATCTGGGTTCACGAGTTCCTCGACGCATTCCCGGCCGACTACCTGAGGTATTATCTCACCGCGATAATGCCCGAAACTCGCGACAGCGACTTCAGCTTCGCCGACTTCAAGGTGAAGATAAACGAGGAGCTGGTGAACAACCTTGGCAACTTCGTTCACCGCGCGCTCACCTTCGTGAACCGCTACTTCGACGGAATCGTCCCCGAGAGGGGCGAGCTCAACGAGCTGGACAAAGTAGCCTTTGAGGAAATCCAGAAGGCCTTCGAGGAGGTCGGCGAGCTCATAATGAACTACCGCTTCAAGGACGCGCTCAGAAGGGTAATGGAGCTGGCCATCTTCGGCAACCGCTACTTCGACCACCAGAGACCCTGGAAGACGGCAAAGACCGACCGCGAGAGGACGGCAACAACGGTAAACGTCTCGCTCCAGATAGTCAAGGCCCTCGGAATTCTCCTTGAGCCGTTCCTGCCAGATGCCAGCGAGAAGATATGGCACCTGCTCAACCTCGAGGAGCTCAAGCGCTGGGAGTTCACCGAGATTCCCTCAGGTCATCGCGTCAGGAAGGCAACTCCGATGTTCAGGAAGGTCACCGACGAGGACATCATCTACTTCATACTCAACTACATCGCCAGAGGAAACCCGGAGAGCGCGAAGGTGCTCCTCGACAAGTACTACAAGCGGGACGATGTTGTGAAGGTCGCCCTGGAGCGCTTCAAGAACAAAGAGGAGGCGAGGGCAATACTTAAGAGCGTCTACGGTGAGGAACTCGAGGTCAAGTCCGAAAAGCCCGGAAAGGCCTCGAAGAAGGAGAAGGTGAAGAAAAAGGAGGGTGGAAAGATGGACTACGTCAGCTTTGACGACTTCGCGAAGCTCGACCTCCGCGTTGGAAAGATAATCGAGGTCAAGGACCACCCGAACGCCGACAGGCTCTATGTGGTCAAGGTTGACCTGGGAGACGAGGTCAGACAGCTCGTTGCCGGCCTTAAGAAGTACTACAAGCCGGAAGAGCTCCTCAACAAGACCGTCGTCATCATAGCGAACCTCGAACCCAAGAAGCTCCGCGGTGTCGAGAGCCAGGGAATGCTCTTAGCCGCTGATGACGGCGAGAACGTGGCTTTGCTGATGCCCGACAAGGAGGTAAAGCTCGGCGCGAGGATTAGGTGA
- a CDS encoding MarR family transcriptional regulator, which yields MKKSLAVMLLLLTLPIVLAQATVERVSVEVYSSGYVKVTEVVVPFNYSVAVEVPLLSENVTGLSVLDENGKPLLFEKNRSVLTVYVLNSTTRITITYFTDSLTSKEGKVWNLTYSFPYPVTIKLPPGAIVVDLSDVPLTITSNSITMPPGNQSVSYILPPPTTSTTSSPSPTQTPTTTTTSSTSSTPSSTTSSTSSPVAIPSTSTSPGEPSTPASSGGRNLLPILGLLAVVGIPAVAYWARNRKRPGGLPISKDELKEKLEAMGLTDEEINALLYVYDQGGKAKQADVRKALGIPKTTAWRMFKRLEEKGLVRVYKRGKENWVELVL from the coding sequence GTGAAAAAGTCCCTGGCAGTGATGCTCCTGCTACTCACCCTGCCAATAGTTTTGGCTCAGGCTACGGTCGAGAGGGTTTCAGTCGAGGTTTACAGTAGTGGATACGTTAAGGTGACCGAGGTAGTGGTGCCCTTCAATTACTCCGTGGCCGTTGAGGTGCCCCTCCTGAGCGAGAACGTTACAGGCCTCTCCGTTCTGGACGAGAACGGAAAACCACTCCTCTTTGAGAAGAACAGAAGCGTTCTAACGGTTTACGTCCTCAACTCGACTACCCGGATAACAATTACCTACTTCACCGACTCCCTGACCTCAAAGGAGGGAAAGGTCTGGAACCTTACCTACAGCTTCCCGTATCCCGTTACAATCAAGCTCCCGCCCGGGGCCATTGTCGTTGATTTGAGCGACGTTCCCCTCACGATAACCTCGAACTCGATAACAATGCCCCCCGGCAACCAGAGCGTCTCCTACATCCTCCCGCCCCCGACCACATCAACTACGTCATCTCCATCACCCACCCAGACACCCACAACGACCACCACGTCGAGCACGTCATCAACGCCCTCGAGCACGACCTCGAGCACATCCTCACCCGTAGCAATTCCCTCAACGAGCACCTCCCCAGGTGAGCCGAGCACCCCCGCGTCCTCCGGCGGAAGGAACCTGCTCCCGATACTCGGCCTCCTGGCGGTCGTTGGCATTCCCGCGGTTGCCTACTGGGCGAGGAACAGGAAACGCCCGGGAGGACTTCCCATCTCAAAGGACGAGCTAAAGGAAAAGCTTGAAGCGATGGGTCTCACCGACGAGGAAATCAACGCGCTCCTCTACGTCTACGACCAGGGCGGAAAGGCCAAGCAGGCAGACGTCAGGAAGGCCCTCGGTATTCCTAAAACTACCGCGTGGAGGATGTTCAAGCGCCTCGAAGAGAAGGGCCTCGTACGGGTCTACAAGAGGGGGAAGGAGAACTGGGTGGAGCTGGTACTTTAA
- a CDS encoding winged helix-turn-helix transcriptional regulator, which yields MRRIRCTALIFAMLLLASPVLAQETVKLFVYEDGYVQVEISIVPDNYTEPLIVPVTEHAQDIIVEDSRGNPIDFQETNGSLLIYPGSAELVRVSYYTPDLTSKRGIVWTVNFSSEVPFEVLLPDGAVIVDLSDIPLRINGTSITMPPGNQSVSYIIENPPTGKNQKSGALEVLLAFGGAILIGGVFFIWWRKRAGNDGGETKADPIEGALESDELREEERLALKYLLEHGGRASQAEIRDALGIPKTTAWRMFKRLEEKGLVKIIRGRKENWVELKR from the coding sequence ATGAGAAGGATTCGATGCACGGCGCTCATCTTCGCAATGCTTCTGCTGGCTTCCCCGGTCCTCGCCCAGGAGACCGTAAAGCTCTTCGTTTACGAGGACGGCTACGTCCAGGTGGAAATCTCGATAGTGCCCGATAACTACACCGAACCGCTAATCGTGCCGGTTACCGAACACGCCCAGGACATCATCGTTGAGGACTCCCGGGGAAACCCCATCGATTTCCAGGAAACCAACGGATCCCTCCTGATTTACCCCGGAAGCGCCGAGCTCGTTAGGGTTTCCTACTACACCCCCGACCTCACATCCAAGAGGGGAATAGTCTGGACGGTTAACTTCTCCTCCGAGGTTCCCTTTGAGGTCCTCCTGCCCGATGGTGCCGTTATCGTTGATTTAAGCGATATTCCCCTCCGGATTAACGGGACCTCCATAACGATGCCTCCGGGCAACCAGAGCGTCTCATACATCATTGAAAACCCCCCAACTGGCAAGAACCAGAAGAGCGGTGCCCTTGAAGTCCTCCTGGCCTTTGGCGGGGCTATTCTCATCGGAGGAGTGTTTTTCATATGGTGGCGAAAACGGGCCGGAAACGATGGCGGTGAGACCAAAGCTGACCCCATTGAAGGGGCCCTTGAAAGCGACGAGCTGAGGGAAGAGGAAAGGCTTGCGCTGAAGTACCTGCTGGAGCATGGCGGACGGGCCAGTCAGGCTGAGATAAGGGACGCGCTTGGGATTCCTAAGACAACCGCGTGGAGGATGTTCAAGCGCCTTGAGGAGAAGGGTCTCGTTAAAATCATCCGGGGGAGGAAAGAGAACTGGGTGGAGTTGAAGCGTTAG